The DNA sequence TTCTACCACCAAAGGGGTAAGATGGTGATCAAGTGCTAACTGCACCCCGTGAATGAGAGCCAGCAGCTCCGCATGCCTAGGTGAGTTAGCCACCTCCAGAGTGTGACGAAAACCTCCCACAACAGAGCCTTCGTGATCCAGAAAGATCCCACCCAACCCAGCCAAACCTGTGTCCATGTTGAAAGCAGCATCCACGTTAAGTTTAATAAACCCAAAGGAATGTTTACACCACTTATGGAGGACCCGTAGACCATTATCCCGAACAGGATGAACATGAGCAGCCTTATAGTCATTCCACCATCCCAGAGTCAAAGGCACCAGTTCATGAGCTGATTTACAATCTTCTTCCCAAATCCTGGAATTCCTATTTCTCCAAGTAGCCCAAATCAACATTAACAAAGGAGAAAAGGCTGCAGGAGCAAGTGTGTAAATAGCAATCAACCAATTCGCCACACAGGATGCATTAGTAAGAGTGGGAATATTAGCCACTTGAAGAATGCTTACTGCATGAGGACAATCTCGAAGAGCATGGATAGGAGATTCCACTTCTTCATCACAAAATGGGCATTGGGTATCAATATCAATACCTCTTTCGCTAAGCCGACTTCGTGTAGGAAGAATATTGGCAGCTGCCTTCCGTACACACACCTTCACATTCCCCTGTACCGGAGCTTGCCATAGATGCTTCCAGAGAGTGGCACTAGGGTTAGGAGTAGAAAAATCATCCTCCAGGATTCTATTCTGAGCAATATGATACGCAAACTTCACAGTGAACCCGCCCTTCTTATCACCTCCCCAAATCCATCGGTCCCCGTGGTTGTGGGGACTCAAAGGTAATGCTTTAATCTTCTGCACGATATGGGGTGGGAATAAGATAGATAAAAGCGGTAAATTCCACACACCTGGAGAAAGAAACAAATCGGCCACCACCGTAGCATTTGCTGAACGATAGGGACTTAGGTCTTCTCCCAATAGCCATGGGTCAGACCAAATATTGGTGGATAAGCCATTTCCAACATGAAGACGGATGCCGGCCCGAAGAATGTCTCTGCCTTGTAAAATACTCCTCCAACCATAAGAGGGCTGGTCACCCAAGGAGGCTTCCCAAAAATTACAGTGGGGAAAATAAATAGCTTTGAGCAGCTGCCCGATCAAAGAATCTGGATTTTGAAGGAGCCGCCATTTGATTAGCAAAATGTTCGTTTTAATTTCATCTAACAAACtatatttgtttacacaattttgaatgaccattattatggatttggttgactttttatagACACTATTCTTGCATAGGAATCTAAATGATCAATgattgaaatcattgaattatgATATATTAGTATAAATAGTAAAAATCCTTAAATTCTTAAAGTAATGGTGTTCTCTCTCAAAcgggcatatatatatagtgaggGATCCCTGTTTTTGGTCATTAATTTTAAGGGATCGCTCATTAGACtcatttttcgatcacatattcacatctcaatTGTTGAGTTTTtaagtatatatgagtagatcacttctgcaacttttcagccaaattgataattattaagacattcataattgCTATTTACACTAATAAACAAGAATGGTTCTGGTTgaacagatttggttcgtctattgatttaatctagttcgatatcttaacgatcatcaatttggctgaaaatttgcagaaataatctatacattaggacctaaaaactaaaaggTCGAAATGCCGAAATaagatcgaaaagtgggtcccacaagggatcccttaaaatgacctaAAAAGAGATCCCTTAATGGAAGGACCCTAAACCAATCACCATTAAGAgtaaaaaatttaatatatttaCAGCATAAAGAAAAGTGTATAAGTGCATACGCAATTCACGAGCAATTCTCCAAATACTTCTGCTCACAACATCTCAAGGGATCTGTCACCTCCACTATTTCGGCAAAATCAAGTAGTTTTGCAGACTTGATCTCATAGAACCCTTCTACTATATAATTCAATTGAGTCTTCCTAGAACACTGTTCCGACCAGTTCCCACCATTCCTTTGTTCAAATCCTTGTGTGCATTATCTGTGCAAACTCTAAAGTTGCCACAATTGTTAGCAAACACCAAAGTTGCCACAAGTGTTATAATCATCACAGTTAGTGCTAGGCTCTTACTGAACCATTGCCCACTTATTTTTCTCTTCCACTCACATGATTTTCTCTTCAAAACCATCACACCTTATCCTAAATAATATCTTCTGATGCATATACATTATATGCAACAATATAATTATCCTATGGTCAAAGAAAACTAAATCTCTCATTTTTCCAACCATTTCAACTTTATCAATTTAACTTTTAGTGtagttctaaaaaaaaaaaaaaaaatcctttaaGTGTATAACATTTTTTAAGCATCTTCAACAACTTAAACTATATTTTAagttaaaataattaaaagtgAAATATAACTATAGGTTTAACAATTTTTCTCCAACAATACTAGTTATTTAAAATGTTTTATCAAATTATAAATTGCTGTATGTATAAAGggcaaagaaaatataaaatagaAATCACTGTAAGTGGCCTAGTGATTCTTGCTTAGTTGGATGTGCTCCCCAatctaggttcgaaccccgaagctatCAAAGTGGCcgggcactgtgctgcaatgcacaattagagcatttcacatgcgatGAAGGGCTTTATCTTGGggcttgggcctaggaagcctttgtgttccccttgataaagtcaaaaaatatatatatatagaaaatagaaatataACTAttcaaaattcataactaatatAGCTACCATTTTACTAAAAGTGATATTTAACTTTGCTTTAGGTACTcaattggagttgctcttagcttGTATTTTCATAATTCCAATTTAGAACATCTTTAGCTTAATCTTTTAAATTTTAGTTTGGAACATCTTCGGCTTTAATATTTTGGATATGATATTTTGTACATTTGCTATTTTTATTGTTAGTTTTGAGTTTATATATAGATTTATTTCCAAAAAATTcttatgggaaaaaaaaaaaactgaatgtATACTATGAGTAAAAGACCCAACTTTTAAAGTTCTCCCCTCAAGTCTGAAAATCTCAAGTTCGGCCCTGCACTAGTGACATCCAATCAATATCGTTTCCGACCTCACCAAATTAAAGATGGCGTCATCCTTGACTTCCGGGAGCCTAAGtaagagtttttgtttttttcttttttgatacgAGCCTAAGTAGGAGTTGGGGTTGTGGAGATGATGGTGGATGTAAAGAAATCACGAGAGAAGAGAAGATGTGGTGGTTTCTTTAAGaatgaaaatattaaaaaaaaaaaaatcagttaatGTGTTTTTGATAATAATTAACTATAGTTAAGTTCTCTAACATGGTCAAGTGCTTATTAAatggtgataccaccaccaATGTATAGGTGGTCAGCAAATCGATTCCCTAATACGTACTCatagtttcgaaatccataaaagaaaatataaagaattCAACTACCAAGCTTAATGAAAAACCATAGAGAGGAAGAGATGGCATGGTCACGGCTATGCTTTTGAATCTT is a window from the Rosa chinensis cultivar Old Blush chromosome 2, RchiOBHm-V2, whole genome shotgun sequence genome containing:
- the LOC112184104 gene encoding uncharacterized protein LOC112184104, which encodes MALDDKMVEILVGVSMKIKALPLSPHNHGDRWIWGGDKKGGFTVKFAYHIAQNRILEDDFSTPNPSATLWKHLWQAPVQGNVKVCVRKAAANILPTRSRLSERGIDIDTQCPFCDEEVESPIHALRDCPHAVSILQVANIPTLTNASCVANWLIAIYTLAPAAFSPLLMLIWATWRNRNSRIWEEDCKSAHELVPLTLGWWNDYKAAHVHPVRDNGLRVLHKWCKHSFGFIKLNVDAAFNMDTGLAGLGGIFLDHEGSVVGGFRHTLEVANSPRHAELLALIHGVQLALDHHLTPLVVESDCMDLVQAIPGSSLDHSDLGFLLSDLRALLIAALGARVGYGKRTTNLVAHSLAQEAKDGQFSVNFFTNCPPSVEAFVFSDCNDSPSMN